The following proteins come from a genomic window of Bradysia coprophila strain Holo2 unplaced genomic scaffold, BU_Bcop_v1 contig_138, whole genome shotgun sequence:
- the LOC119073524 gene encoding mitosis initiation protein fs(1)Ya, translated as MKFCPENLCKFCSKFFCCLECRIKHEIQIHFSSFCETVCCDLCNGQDRIVLQRENTTAFIDHLFKFHLPLRCKCCSMVFEHKDDLVTVHTCAPSKNAKGEKLKSKMAGDGKIVPIIEEELESGKVSDKPNENSVADNGSSVRNNGSSMNSSENANHTPPITLVRQTSTPMTKMLHEVKRNNYESMSASSIQMSSIENCSSENDISPPVPSATSNLILFKQPNRRMPIGTTPYRQIMSKSIQRAFSNQGISRVRSVNATPPLDLRTSPVIRRTASMEGNVRPRAVCMRNDANTVDLRTTPVIRRTRHFEAKNLAKAINSRPDGLYGTFIESEENQPDNPKVSPHVSPPKSSLSRSKSTNTFFETCRSFDASVTSSDQISETPKSTGLSARSSSFSSRHRIKKTSDGDKWFTPSPENAENISAGSTKILNVGSSNKNELKHERSETTKKDDDKDKDLNNQPSKGIIWSLVSSVLRFTSTGGGAATNNLASDDKNSLIKRCASFTGILPKKPNLQNLTDENPYKRRRTTTLSEVESFSQLGDDGDISAKRMQRINARPPINRMRQS; from the exons atgaaattttgtccagaaaatttgtgtaaattttgttccaAGTTCTTTTGTTGCCTTGAGTGTCGTATCAAACACGAAATTCAGATacatttttcgtcattttgcGAAACTGTTTGTTGTGATTTGTGTAATGGGCAAGATAGAATTGTTCTGCAGCGCGAAAATACCACTGCATTCATAGATCATCTATTCAAGTTTCATTTACCGTTGCGATGTAAATGTTGTTCAATGGTATTTGAACATAAAGACGATCTCGTTACCGTCCATACGTGCGCACCATCGAAAAACGCTAAAGGCGAAAAGTTGAAATCGAAAATGGCAGgtgatggaaaaattgtaCCAATTATTGAAGAAGAACTAGAATCGGGAAAAGTGTCAGAC AAGCCGAATGAAAACAGCGTGGCCGACAATGGATCGTCAGTTCGGAATAATGGATCATCGATGAACAGCAGTGAGAATGCGAATCACACTCCACCCATTACTTTAGTCCGACAAACTTCGACACCAATGACTAAAATGTTGCATGAAGTCAAGCGCAACAATTACGAATCAATGTCTGCATCGTCGATCCAAATGTCTAGCATTGAGAACTGTAGCAGCGAGAATGATATTAGTCCCCCGGTACCATCTGCAACGtcgaatttgattttattcaagCAACCAAACAGAAGAATGCCGATTGGTACGACACCCTATCGACAAATCATGTCGAAAAGTATTCAACGAGCATTCAGCAATCAAGGAATATCACGAGTACGTAGTGTGAACGCTACTCCGCCGCTCGATTTACGCACAAGTCCAGTCATTCGGCGAACAGCATCAATGGAAGGAAACGTAAGACCACGCGCAGTATGTATGCGTAATGACGCAAATACGGTTGATTTGCGAACGACTCCAGTCATTCGTCGCACGAGACACTTTGAAGCAAAGAATCTAGCGAAAGCAATCAATTCTCGACCCGATGGGTTATATGGCACCTTTATCGAATCTGAGGAAAATCAACCCGACAATCCCAAGGTTTCACCGCACGTATCACCACCCAAGTCATCGCTGTCCAGAAGTAAAAGTACTAATACGTTCTTCGAGACCTGCCGAAGCTTTGACGCGAGCGTGACCTCATCTGACCAGATTTCGGAAACACCAAAATCTACTGGTCTTTCCGCGAGAAGTTCATCATTTTCTTCCCGTCATAGAATTAAGAAAACGTCTGATGGAGATAAATGGTTTACTCCGTCACCAGAAAACGCAGAAAACATATCGGCTGGCTCTACCAAAATATTGAATGTCggttcgtcgaataaaaatgaGCTCAAGCATGAACGTTCGGAAACGACAAAAAAGGACGACGATAAGGACAAAGATTTGAATAATCAGCCTTCCAAAGGCATTATATGGTCACTAGTTTCATCAGTTTTGCGATTCACATCAACCGGTGGAGGAGCGGCTACTAACAATTTAGCGTCTGACGATAAAAACTCACTGATCAAACGCTGTGCATCATTTACCGGCATTTTACCGAAAAAGccgaatttacaaaatttgactGACGAAAATCCGTACAAACGTCGTCGAACTACTACACTGTCGGAAGTTGAAAGTTTCAGTCAGCTGGGAGACGATGGAGATATTTCTGCGAAACGAATGCAACGCATCAACGCTCGACCGCCTATTAATCGTATGAGacaaagttaa
- the LOC119073570 gene encoding zinc transporter 9-like, with translation MAIKRNKSRDDTGLKGRSGLVVIAAICINCTIFVLKMIVWRITDSHSMFAESIHSVADTANQIILAYGIHRSVKNPNQKHPYGYSNMQYISSLISGVAIFCVGTGFSFYHGITGLFQEGHQEDYMWAYIVLAGSLIFEAITLLLAVKSIRASAKEADMSFREYVLSGQDPCVNVVLFEDTAAVLGAAVAAVCIGLAAYFQTSKPDAVGSLLVGCMLAAVSSLIIHSSVPALVGRSIEFDQLNKINAELENDSIIKSIHEVRGIDMGNNQVRYKAEIDINGRELTKLYLDGLNMDEMLEEVKEFKSSGELNEFMLVHGEKIVDSMGDEIDRLETKLSLKFPKVRYIDLELE, from the exons atgGCAATAAAACGCAATAAAAGCAGGGACGACACTGGATTAAAAGGTCGATCCGGTCTGGTTGTGATAGCTGCTATTTGCAT aaattgcacCATTTTCGTTCTTAAGATGATTGTTTGGCGCATCACTGACAGCCATAGTATGTTTGCCGAAAGTATTCACTCCGTGGCCGACACAGCGAATCAAATAATTCTGGCTTACGGGATTCATCGTTCCGTTAAG AATCCAAATCAAAAACATCCGTACGGTTATTCGAACATGCAGTACATATCCTCATTGATATCGGGTGTGGCTATCTTTTGCGTTGGCACCGGTTTTTCGTTTTACCATGGTATCACTGGTTTGTTTCAAGAAGGCCATCAGGAGGATTATATGTGGGCATACATTGTGCTGGCTGGTTCATTAATATTCGAAGCGATCACTCTATTGCTTGCCGTCAAGTCAATAAGAGCGTCGGCCAAAGAGGCAGATATGTCTTTCCGTGAATACGTGTTAAGTGGACAGGATCCATGTGTTAATGTTGTGCTGTTCGAAGACACTGCTGCTGTGTTGGGTGCTGCCGTTGCTGCGGTATGCATAG GTCTCGCCGCTTATTTCCAAACATCAAAACCAGATGCAGTTGGCTCGTTGTTAGTCGGTTGCATGTTGGCTGCCGTCTCTTCACTCATTATTCATTCCAGTGTTCCGGCGCTAGTCGGCCGTTCTATTGAATTCGATCAATTGAACAAAATCAATGCCGAGCTGGAAAACGACTCAATTATCAAGTCCATTCACGAGGTTCGAGGTATAGACATGGGCAACAATCAAGTGCGCTACAAG GCTGAGATCGACATCAATGGACGCGAATTAACGAAACTCTATTTGGACGGTTTGAACATGGACGAAATGCTGGAG GAAGTGAAAGAATTCAAATCGTCTGGGGAGTTGAACGAATTCATGTTGGTCCATGGCGAAAAAATTGTCGATTCTATGGGTGATGAAATTGATAGATTGGAAACGAAACTATCG TTGAAATTCCCGAAAGTCCGGTATATTGATCTCGAGTTGGAATAA
- the LOC119073639 gene encoding uncharacterized protein LOC119073639 — MIFPRYFRLIQSWFPSNNWLVKLSLFHDKRGPVWATLKILTDTLKRHNINYAVVGGVAVHIHGYERLTNDCDILLAKADVKCFEENIVGTYVKPKFKGAKRKFVCNETKCPIDIIIEGEYPGKGEEVPVAFPSPRTSSQLIDGMWVITLVKLIELKLSSYKSLPGHRVKDKADVVELIVANNLKKPFADLLHPYVRSDYKDIIDLMEKEKLEIK; from the exons ATGATTTTTCCGCGGTATTTTCGACTGATACAAAGCTGGTTTCCATCGAACAATTGGCTAGTGAAGTTGTCATTGTTTCATGATAAACGAGGACCAGTTTGGGCCACTCTAAAAATATTGACTGATACACTTAAGAGGCACAATATCAATTATGCCGTTGTTGGAGGTGTTGCTGTACACATACATGGTTATGAGCGCCTTACAAACGATTGCGATATTTTGCTAGCAAAAGCG GATGTCAAatgttttgaagaaaatattgttggaACGTATGTCAAGCCGAAGTTCAAAGGAGCTAAGAGAAAATTCGTTTGCAACGAGACGAAATGTCCGATTGACATTATCATTGAAGGCGAG TATCCAGGCAAAGGAGAAGAAGTGCCAGTGGCATTCCCTTCTCCAAGAACATCCAGCCAATTGATTGATGGTATGTGGGTTATAACATTGGTGAAATTAATTGAACTCAAACTTTCATCGTACAAATCATTGCCTGGGCATCGTGTAAAAGATAAGGCCGATGTAGTTGAATTGATCGTAGCTAACAATCTGAAAAAACCATTTGCGGATCTTCTTCACCCATATGTGCGAAGCGATTATAAAGATATCATTGATTTaatggaaaaagaaaaacttgaaattaaatga